ACATTGACAACATCACCTCTCTCTCTTCCATTGGAGACTTCATCTTCATGTGCACCACCGACTGTAAGTTGCTGCTGCGATGCATTTCGATTGTATGGAGATAATAGCTAATTTTCAGTCGCATTTTGTTGCTTGTGTAAATTTTGCATTCTGCCTTCGATTTCGTGCTTTTACTGCCTGTTTCTACCTGCATGAGCGATTTTCCCTGGAGTTTGTTCGCGCGATGATTGTGTGcccttttcagtttatgagcgtGGAAAATTTCCGTCAGAACCGTTGAAATTTTGATGATATAGGAACTCGTTCATTTTCTCAGCACTGGTGATTATGTGTGGAGTATTTTATAGGATGCTTGCTACACATTCTGGTAGTGAAATGCGTGACTCTtcaattggatctctgattcatcTGCTATTCGACCGTACCGTTCAGTTGTTATTCGTTTGTTTTCATTCAGATTCAAGGTTTTGTAGCCATGGATTTATCTCTTCCAGACTCATTAGACGATGTAACATCCTGTAAGCATCCTCAGTGACACTACAGATCGAAGCTGTTCGTTGGATAAACTGATCTAAAATCAACTATTCAAGTTGTTATCTGCTTTGTTTTCGCCTTTGATTCGGTGTGAGCTTTGTTTTGGATGCTATGATTGCCATTTATTTGATGAATTTTCTCTGAAGTTGCATCCAAGACCGGATACCATACTCGAGATGATTGGATGAGCGACTTTTTGCCTTTTCATGGGCGTGGTAAGTCACAGTTTAAAACCTCTGGTTATTACTCTTCACTTTGAACTACTACATTCGTTTGCTTCTATTTTGTTGCTGAAGATATGCTGGAGGAAGATGTTTTGAATGAGAAATCTTGTATGCAAGTGCTGAAGATATGGATTGACAAAGCAGATGAAGATATTGTAAAACTTGAAGAAGATATATTGATTCTTCAGTGCCAACTGGCTCGAGATGATGAGAAGTGGTCTAAACAATGCACTGTTGCTTTGAGAGAAAAGACTGATCATCTTGATATTTTGATACAACGCTTGAAGAAGGACGATAATGGAAACAGCCTCCAATCAGAAACTGAGGAACTTCCACCAAGATTACATGATCTTCTGAAGCCTTTGATGGAAAGTTACTTAGCAAAGAGTGAGCAAGTAATAGTCTCAAGCATTTAATCAATATGTTGCAAATAATATTTGAATTGATCATGATTGAAATGCGTCATCACTATCTAAGTTTATAACCATTACTAGTCGAATTTTTCCACAGTTGTTTTAGCAGCctcattttatttaaatgatgAACAGGCAGAAACCAGTATGCCACAGATGCCTGTTCCACGTGCTGTTGAACATAACAAGAAAACAGAAGAAAATACATCCACCATCATGTTCAAAACATATGAGAGAAAGGGCAAGTCCACAGAGCTTGAAGATAGGAAAATATGCCTTCCCCAAGAAGTAACTTCAAATCATCAACTTTGTTCTCTTTATATACTGGTCATGTATATCGATATGGGTGTTACATCTCAGTGCAGATGCTCCAAGTTTGATACTATGCTTAAGCAATGAATAGTCTGTTTGGAAGTACCTGTAGTCTCTTTGGCAATTATGGTGATTGAAATGGGAAGATTCCAAATTGCATACATTCTGTTGCATGAATCTTTTTGTTTCTCATGCTTGATTGAACATTGTTTAAAAATAAGGGTTTCACCTCAAAGGTCTGCGTGTACACAGAAGAAGAAAGATGCAGTTATCAGAAACTTTGATGCAAGTGCTGACAAGTGTACAAACAACAAGGTCTCTGAGAAGGTTGTAAATAAGCCAAGTACACTAGAACAAAGGAGAATGCAGTTAGAGGTAATGAAATTGTGTCTTCTTTGAACGCAGTTTAGATAACAGTCATTTGATGACTCACTATGCCTTTCAGCTATCAGATCCCATGGTGAAGGAATTAACTGCAAGTATGTCAGTAGAGAAAGCTGCTTCAAGGGAAATTGAAGAGAAGAAAAATAAGTACAACAAGGATAGCTCCGAGGCAAAAGTCATTCGAGGCAAGATTCGACATAAAATCAAGGTGACAGTTTGATATAATATGATTGTTTCATAGTACATCAGTTGTCTTTATCTAACTAAGTATACAGCGAATTTAATTTACCTAAATCATGCCCTGAGATAGATTCAAGATCTGAAATAGTTATAAACTTGTGCTTGAAATGCTCCAATTGATTAAGAAATCTTGGATTTTAGGCGGATTACGTGAAAGCCAGAACTGAACCATTGAGTAAGGCAGGGAAAGCAAGGGTGTCATACGAGCGTTCTATCTGTGAGAATGTACTCTCTGCTAAGCCTTCAGTGAAAACAGTGAAAATGAAGGAAGAAATACAAAAAATCTACAAATACAAGACACAGTGAAGGATCTTGCATCAGAAATGAAGAACCCCCCTGCTCATTGAATGACAGAACCAAGCAAGTGAACAGTGCACGAACGGAATCGGAGCAGTGGCAACAAATTCAAGTGCAACAGAAGGCAAGCTAGGAATGGCAACAAATTCTTCAAAACCCACAGCCAGTAGTACATGAAGTACATGT
This portion of the Salvia splendens isolate huo1 chromosome 10, SspV2, whole genome shotgun sequence genome encodes:
- the LOC121751636 gene encoding uncharacterized protein LOC121751636 isoform X1; translation: MDLSLPDSLDDVTSFASKTGYHTRDDWMSDFLPFHGRDMLEEDVLNEKSCMQVLKIWIDKADEDIVKLEEDILILQCQLARDDEKWSKQCTVALREKTDHLDILIQRLKKDDNGNSLQSETEELPPRLHDLLKPLMESYLAKSEQAETSMPQMPVPRAVEHNKKTEENTSTIMFKTYERKGKSTELEDRKICLPQEKKKDAVIRNFDASADKCTNNKVSEKVVNKPSTLEQRRMQLELSDPMVKELTASMSVEKAASREIEEKKNKYNKDSSEAKVIRGKIRHKIKADYVKARTEPLSKAGKARVSYERSICENVLSAKPSVKTVKMKEEIQKIYKYKTQ
- the LOC121751636 gene encoding uncharacterized protein LOC121751636 isoform X2, which produces MCTTDFASKTGYHTRDDWMSDFLPFHGRDMLEEDVLNEKSCMQVLKIWIDKADEDIVKLEEDILILQCQLARDDEKWSKQCTVALREKTDHLDILIQRLKKDDNGNSLQSETEELPPRLHDLLKPLMESYLAKSEQAETSMPQMPVPRAVEHNKKTEENTSTIMFKTYERKGKSTELEDRKICLPQEKKKDAVIRNFDASADKCTNNKVSEKVVNKPSTLEQRRMQLELSDPMVKELTASMSVEKAASREIEEKKNKYNKDSSEAKVIRGKIRHKIKADYVKARTEPLSKAGKARVSYERSICENVLSAKPSVKTVKMKEEIQKIYKYKTQ